A stretch of the Pygocentrus nattereri isolate fPygNat1 chromosome 29, fPygNat1.pri, whole genome shotgun sequence genome encodes the following:
- the LOC108411167 gene encoding dickkopf-related protein 4-like: MWTLLCALLLAVSSVVSSLDSNIIRSSREIMDTPQTAPPSQRDTVDVSAHNIMRRRQEKQGGVDCSLEQLKECRGSKKRQCQGGKIRPSVEDACRGKVPEMGVCLRSRDCEDGLCCAQYLTGRRCQRIPKEGEVCFLRGRHKTRRNLDRCDCGAGLRCRPQTSSLRGQGVCHI, from the exons ATGTGGACGCTCCTCTGTGCGCTGCTCCTGGCGGTGAGCTCGGTGGTCAGCAGCTTGGACTCCAACATCATCCGCTCCTCCAGAGAAATAATGGACACTCCGCAG ACAGCGCCGCCCTCACAGAGAGACACGGTGGATGTGAGCGCCCATAACATCATGAGACGGAGGCAGGAAAAGCAAGGCGGGGTGGACTGCTCCCTCGAACAG cTGAAGGAGTGCAGAGGCTCTAAGAAGAGGCAGTGTCAGGGTGGTAAGATCAGGCCGTCAGTGGAGGACGCCTGCAGAGGAAAAG TGCCCGAGATGGGAGTGTGTCTGCGGTCCCGCGACTGCGAGGACGGCTTGTGCTGCGCTCAGTATCTGACCGGACGACGGTGTCAGCGCATCCCCAAGGAAGGAGAGGTCTGCTTTTTGAGGGGCCGACACAAAACCCGGCGGAATCTGGACCGCTGCGACTGCGGGGCGGGCCTGCGCTGCCGACCACAGACGTCCAGCCTGCGGGGGCAGGGGGTCTGCCACATCTAG
- the ppiaa gene encoding peptidyl-prolyl cis-trans isomerase A, protein MANPKVFFDITADGAPLGRVVMELRADVVPKTAENFRQLCTGQPGFGYKGSSFHRIIPGFMCQGGDFTNHNGTGGKSIYGHKFEDENFSLKHTGAGCLSMANAGPNTNGSQFFICTAITNWLDGKHVVFGNVVQGLDIIKKVESYGSNSGKTSAKIIVANSGQL, encoded by the exons ATGGCCAACCCTAAAGTCTTCTTCGACATCACGGCGGACGGCGCCCCGCTGGGCCGAGTGGTGATGGAG CTGAGAGCCGATGTGGTCCCCAAAACGGCAG AGAACTTCAGGCAGCTGTGCACAGGACAGCCCGGCTTTGGCTACAAGGGCTCCTCTTTCCATCGCATCATCCCTGGATTCATGTGCCAG GGCGGTGACTTCACGAACCACAATGGAACTGGTGGCAAGTCTATCTATGGCCACAAGTTTGAGGACGAGAACTTCAGCCTGAAGCACACGGGGGCTGGCTGCCTGTCCATGGCCAACGCTGGACCCAACACCAACGGTTCCCAGTTCTTCATCTGCACAGCCATCACCAACTG gctggaTGGAAAGCACGTGGTCTTCGGCAATGTTGTGCAGGGCCTGGACATCATCAAGAAGGTGGAGAGTTACGGCTCCAACAGTGGCAAAACCTCAGCCAAGATTATCGTTGCCAACTCCGGCCAGCTGTAg